In a genomic window of candidate division TA06 bacterium:
- a CDS encoding YHS domain-containing protein: protein MHFDPACGRRMNPNRAYTKIKYEGEVYYLCCPLCQSTFEKDPENYISDPHRNKKRKKGH, encoded by the coding sequence ATGCACTTCGATCCAGCTTGCGGCCGTCGGATGAATCCCAATAGGGCTTATACAAAAATCAAGTACGAGGGAGAAGTCTATTATCTGTGCTGTCCGCTGTGCCAATCCACCTTCGAAAAGGATCCAGAAAACTATATTTCCGACCCCCATAGAAACAAGAAGCGGAAGAAAGGGCACTGA